A region of Peromyscus eremicus chromosome 17, PerEre_H2_v1, whole genome shotgun sequence DNA encodes the following proteins:
- the LOC131894285 gene encoding zinc finger protein 431-like has protein sequence MNAVTYDDVHVDFTQEEWALLDPSQKNLYKDVMLETYRNLTIIGYSWEDNNIEEHCQSSRRHGR, from the exons atg aatgcagtgacctatgatgatgtgcatgtcgacTTCACTCAAgaagagtgggctttgctggatcCCTCCCaaaagaatctctacaaagatgtgatgctagAGACCTataggaacctcactattatag GCTACAGTTGGGAAGACaataatattgaagaacattgtcaaagttctagaagacatggaaggtaa